One part of the Sphingobacterium sp. LZ7M1 genome encodes these proteins:
- a CDS encoding heavy metal translocating P-type ATPase, which translates to MTNTDKNHKHTYDAQGKMTCCTLEEKIYTEAGAKELVNEKHQHDHGDDEGHDHSHSESSPIKMFLPSIISLVLLLAAIAFDHWLPQQWFTGWVRIIWYVVAYAPVGFPVLTDAVKSIRKGEIFSEFFLMGIATIGAFAIGEYPEGVAVMLFYAVGEVFQTMAVSRAKANIKSLLDQRPDEVTVLRNDQPLTVKAETVNIGEIIQLKPGEKLGLDGELLSETASFNTSALTGESKPDTKAKGETVLAGMINLNTVAQVQVTTAYMDSKLSKILELVQNATSQKAPTELFIRKFAKIYTPIVVLLAVAICVLPYFFVADYEFRDWLYRALVFLVISCPCALVISIPLGYFGGIGAASKNGILFKGSNFLDSLSNIQNVVMDKTGTMTEGVFKVQEVVFDKAFNQDEILQLVNVLESHSTHPVATAIHEYVGELDNTIRLENTEEIAGHGLKSTVNGKDLLVGNFKLMNKFGIQYDLDPNSIVYTTIAVAYDNKFVGYITIADSIKEDAEKTIRLLHKLNVKATMLSGDKSTVVKYVAEQLGIDNAFGDLLPEDKVNRVKEIKAKGESVAFVGDGVNDAPVVALSDVGIAMGGLGSDATIETADVVIQDDKPSKIPMAINIGKKTKKIVWQNITLAFVVKGIVLVLGAGGLATMWEAVFADVGVALLAILNAVRIQRMKF; encoded by the coding sequence ATGACAAATACAGACAAAAATCATAAGCATACGTATGATGCACAAGGCAAAATGACTTGTTGCACGCTGGAAGAAAAAATTTACACCGAAGCAGGTGCAAAAGAGCTGGTAAATGAAAAGCATCAACACGACCACGGCGATGATGAAGGACACGACCACAGTCATAGTGAGAGTAGTCCAATTAAAATGTTTTTGCCGAGTATAATATCATTGGTATTGTTGCTTGCTGCCATAGCATTTGATCATTGGCTTCCACAGCAATGGTTTACGGGTTGGGTAAGGATTATTTGGTATGTGGTTGCGTATGCTCCCGTTGGGTTTCCTGTATTGACAGATGCCGTGAAAAGCATCAGAAAAGGGGAAATCTTTTCAGAGTTCTTTTTAATGGGCATTGCCACCATCGGGGCATTTGCCATTGGCGAATATCCCGAGGGCGTTGCCGTGATGTTGTTTTATGCTGTTGGAGAAGTTTTTCAGACAATGGCGGTTTCCAGAGCCAAAGCAAATATCAAATCATTGCTCGACCAAAGACCTGATGAGGTAACGGTTTTAAGAAACGACCAACCCCTAACTGTAAAGGCGGAAACCGTGAATATCGGCGAAATAATACAATTGAAACCGGGAGAAAAATTAGGTTTGGACGGAGAATTATTGTCTGAAACGGCATCGTTCAACACCTCAGCACTCACAGGCGAAAGCAAACCCGACACCAAAGCCAAAGGCGAAACGGTTTTGGCAGGTATGATAAACCTTAATACCGTTGCACAAGTGCAGGTCACAACCGCATATATGGATAGTAAGTTGAGTAAAATTTTGGAATTGGTACAAAATGCTACTTCACAAAAAGCACCAACGGAATTATTTATCCGCAAGTTTGCGAAAATATATACCCCTATAGTGGTACTGTTAGCGGTCGCTATCTGTGTGCTGCCTTACTTTTTCGTAGCTGATTATGAGTTTAGGGATTGGTTGTACAGGGCTTTGGTATTCTTAGTTATTTCTTGTCCTTGTGCCTTAGTAATCAGTATTCCATTGGGTTATTTCGGTGGCATTGGAGCAGCGAGCAAAAACGGAATACTGTTCAAAGGAAGTAACTTTTTAGATAGCCTTTCCAATATCCAAAATGTGGTAATGGATAAAACGGGTACAATGACAGAGGGTGTTTTCAAGGTTCAAGAAGTGGTATTTGACAAAGCGTTCAATCAAGATGAAATTTTGCAATTGGTCAATGTATTGGAAAGCCACAGTACGCACCCCGTAGCGACAGCTATTCACGAATACGTGGGGGAACTGGATAATACAATCCGCTTAGAAAATACAGAGGAAATTGCTGGACACGGGCTGAAATCAACCGTAAATGGTAAAGACTTGTTGGTTGGAAATTTCAAGCTGATGAACAAGTTTGGAATACAATACGACTTAGATCCGAACAGCATCGTTTATACGACCATTGCCGTTGCTTACGATAACAAATTTGTCGGTTACATTACGATTGCCGACAGTATCAAAGAAGATGCAGAGAAAACCATCCGTTTATTGCATAAACTCAATGTGAAAGCAACTATGCTTAGCGGAGATAAAAGTACAGTGGTAAAGTATGTAGCGGAGCAGTTGGGGATAGATAATGCTTTTGGGGATTTATTGCCCGAAGATAAAGTAAACAGGGTTAAAGAAATTAAAGCCAAAGGCGAAAGCGTTGCTTTCGTCGGCGACGGCGTGAACGATGCTCCCGTTGTGGCGTTGAGCGACGTAGGTATCGCAATGGGCGGTTTGGGAAGCGATGCCACTATTGAAACGGCAGATGTGGTCATACAAGACGATAAGCCGAGCAAAATCCCAATGGCAATCAATATTGGAAAAAAGACAAAGAAAATCGTTTGGCAAAATATCACATTGGCATTTGTGGTAAAAGGAATTGTATTGGTGCTTGGTGCAGGTGGATTGGCTACAATGTGGGAAGCCGTTTTTGCTGATGTGGGCGTGGCGTTATTGGCTATTCTTAATGCGGTACGAATACAGCGGATGAAATTTTAA
- a CDS encoding transglutaminase family protein produces MRELFKGEFAIALQALPVYLCHKYKCVMDNYLKETKILDYSNVSIQELLEQRGWKDLGNVSRVKAIYNFVRDEIKFGYNVSDDIPASEILQDGYGQCNTKATLLMTLLRATGIPNRIHGFTIDKALQKGAITGIWYKLSPQNILHSWVEVWVNEQWYFLEGVILDKPYLTKLQEQNSDCKTTFCGFGVYTDNFENPPIEWNLNNTFIQDKGINQDFGVFDTPDEFYSKHQQKLNALKRFVFQYIVRYIMNNNVEIIRNKSVTNLKN; encoded by the coding sequence TTGCGAGAACTGTTTAAAGGAGAGTTTGCAATAGCATTGCAGGCTCTTCCTGTGTATCTTTGTCATAAATATAAATGTGTTATGGATAACTATCTTAAAGAAACAAAAATCCTTGACTACTCAAACGTTTCTATACAAGAGCTATTGGAACAAAGAGGGTGGAAAGATTTGGGCAATGTTTCAAGAGTTAAAGCCATTTACAATTTTGTCAGGGATGAAATAAAATTTGGCTACAATGTTTCGGACGATATACCTGCATCAGAAATATTGCAGGATGGCTATGGACAGTGCAATACCAAAGCGACTTTGCTAATGACGTTATTAAGAGCAACGGGAATACCTAACCGCATTCACGGTTTTACCATTGACAAAGCCTTGCAAAAAGGAGCTATTACGGGTATTTGGTACAAACTTTCGCCTCAAAACATCTTACATAGCTGGGTAGAAGTATGGGTAAATGAACAGTGGTATTTTTTAGAAGGTGTGATTTTGGATAAACCCTATCTCACCAAATTGCAGGAGCAGAACAGCGATTGCAAAACCACATTTTGTGGTTTCGGGGTTTATACCGATAATTTTGAGAACCCACCGATTGAATGGAACCTCAACAATACGTTTATTCAGGATAAGGGCATCAATCAGGACTTTGGCGTTTTTGATACACCCGATGAATTTTATTCTAAGCATCAGCAAAAGCTAAATGCGTTAAAGCGATTTGTTTTTCAGTATATCGTGAGGTATATAATGAATAATAACGTAGAAATAATAAGAAATAAAAGTGTAACGAACCTAAAAAATTAA
- a CDS encoding DUF3347 domain-containing protein: MKHLFVGLLASSVLTLAACNGASEKKSESDVHTETTVSNESNAASDQGTFSELFSHYQHLTFALSSDNDKEAANAAKGMLEALPKINTEGFSAEQKSTFDDIAADIQEHSEHIGDNIGNIAHQREHLVILSKDFYDITKEFGTEKPMYKIFCSMYDDNKGAYWLSDSKEVKNPYYGEDMLTCGEVQEELK; encoded by the coding sequence ATGAAACATTTATTTGTAGGCTTACTAGCCTCATCCGTATTGACCTTGGCAGCATGCAATGGCGCTTCTGAAAAAAAATCAGAAAGCGACGTCCATACTGAAACAACGGTATCCAACGAAAGCAACGCTGCAAGCGACCAGGGAACTTTTTCGGAACTTTTTTCCCATTACCAGCACCTGACTTTTGCTTTGTCTTCCGATAATGATAAAGAAGCCGCAAATGCAGCTAAAGGCATGCTGGAAGCACTCCCCAAGATTAATACCGAGGGCTTTAGTGCAGAACAGAAAAGCACCTTCGATGACATCGCTGCTGATATTCAGGAACATTCGGAGCACATAGGTGATAACATAGGCAATATCGCTCATCAAAGAGAACATTTAGTGATCTTGAGCAAGGATTTTTATGATATAACAAAAGAATTCGGCACCGAAAAGCCCATGTACAAGATTTTTTGCTCGATGTACGATGACAACAAAGGAGCATATTGGTTAAGCGATAGCAAAGAGGTCAAAAACCCTTACTATGGTGAAGATATGCTAACATGTGGTGAAGTTCAGGAAGAACTGAAGTAA
- a CDS encoding Fur family transcriptional regulator, with product MKKSIEQKLLSKNTNPTSMRILVYDFLEQQQTAMSLSEIESHFYKADRVTIYRTLKTFEEKGIVHSIQENTTVKYILCHDGCDEETHKDWHLHFYCKICKQTTCKEDFIIPQNGNQNYRIDEIKLFGKGICENCLKESLQ from the coding sequence ATGAAAAAAAGCATTGAACAAAAGCTGTTGTCAAAGAACACCAATCCGACCAGTATGCGGATATTGGTATATGATTTCTTGGAGCAACAGCAGACAGCGATGTCCTTATCTGAAATCGAAAGTCATTTCTATAAAGCAGACAGGGTTACGATTTACAGGACTTTGAAAACTTTCGAGGAAAAAGGCATTGTACACAGTATTCAGGAGAACACTACCGTTAAGTATATTTTGTGTCACGATGGGTGTGATGAAGAAACACACAAAGATTGGCACTTACATTTCTATTGTAAAATCTGTAAACAGACAACCTGTAAGGAGGATTTTATAATACCGCAGAATGGAAACCAAAATTACCGTATTGACGAAATAAAACTATTTGGTAAAGGTATTTGCGAGAACTGTTTAAAGGAGAGTTTGCAATAG
- a CDS encoding efflux RND transporter periplasmic adaptor subunit, protein MKRIINNIVFSVFVLVAIFALNACTNKHTEDDGHNHGSEAAATTDEHEEENVAVLTDEQIKAVGIEIGMIEQKQLSATLKANGGLRVPNSNKANATSMFGGVIKSLNVEIGDFVKKGQVIATISNPEFIQLQEEYLSINSRIEFAEQEVARQRELNEGNAGAKKNLQSATSELNTLRTRKASLQQQIQMMGINPASLSNSSLKSSLVVTSPIGGTVSNVFAKIGSYVDVSSPIAEIIENTALHLDLQVYEKDIPLIKIGQKIDFVVTNNPNKTHSAEVYSIGSSFSGESKTIAVHSRITGDKTGLIDGMSITGNVSLDDVLSTAVPNEAVVNADGKYYIFLVKEQEEEPHDHKEDEAHDHGSENGTQFTRMEVVKGASQLGYTAITPVNEIPHGTHIVIKGAFFVNAKMNDTGEHGHAH, encoded by the coding sequence ATGAAACGTATCATCAATAATATAGTTTTCAGCGTTTTTGTCCTCGTAGCAATCTTTGCTTTGAACGCCTGTACAAATAAACATACGGAGGACGACGGACATAATCACGGTAGCGAAGCAGCAGCAACAACGGACGAACACGAAGAAGAAAACGTTGCGGTACTGACCGATGAACAGATAAAAGCTGTAGGTATCGAAATCGGGATGATTGAACAGAAACAATTGTCCGCAACATTGAAAGCCAACGGTGGATTGAGAGTACCCAACAGCAACAAGGCAAATGCAACTTCAATGTTTGGCGGCGTTATCAAATCCCTCAATGTGGAGATAGGCGATTTCGTAAAAAAAGGTCAGGTCATCGCCACTATTTCCAATCCGGAATTCATACAATTACAGGAAGAATACCTAAGCATCAATAGCAGGATAGAATTTGCAGAGCAGGAAGTTGCAAGACAAAGAGAGCTGAACGAGGGAAATGCAGGTGCAAAGAAAAACCTGCAAAGTGCCACATCTGAATTGAACACGTTGAGAACACGAAAAGCATCGTTACAACAACAAATCCAAATGATGGGCATTAATCCGGCTTCCCTGTCAAATTCCAGCCTTAAATCCTCGTTGGTCGTTACAAGTCCGATAGGCGGTACGGTAAGTAACGTTTTTGCCAAAATCGGAAGCTATGTAGATGTGTCTTCGCCTATTGCCGAAATAATAGAGAACACAGCATTGCACTTGGACTTACAGGTTTATGAAAAAGATATTCCCCTAATCAAAATAGGTCAGAAAATAGATTTTGTCGTAACCAACAACCCCAATAAGACCCATTCTGCCGAAGTTTATAGTATAGGTTCATCTTTTAGCGGAGAGAGCAAAACCATTGCCGTTCACAGCAGAATTACCGGAGATAAAACAGGATTGATTGACGGAATGAGCATAACCGGAAATGTAAGTTTAGATGATGTATTAAGTACGGCTGTACCCAACGAAGCGGTTGTCAATGCAGACGGGAAATATTACATCTTTTTGGTCAAGGAGCAGGAAGAAGAACCGCACGACCATAAAGAAGATGAGGCTCACGACCACGGTTCGGAAAATGGAACTCAATTTACAAGAATGGAGGTCGTTAAAGGTGCTTCTCAATTGGGTTACACGGCGATAACGCCTGTAAATGAAATTCCACACGGTACACATATCGTGATAAAAGGTGCGTTTTTTGTGAATGCAAAAATGAATGATACCGGAGAACACGGTCACGCTCACTAA
- a CDS encoding DUF3347 domain-containing protein, with translation MKSISKILMVITVLLSAANSFAQNQNEQHHNHGGTAQAKNIPSQNLSQLHAVFDKYFSIKDALVNADVNIASSNATELATVIKTVDMGELSPKEHTVWMKVMKELSLNTENISKSKDVVKQRRAFALLSKNVYELANASKQKTTMYYQNCPMYNDGKGATWLSKSTDIKNPYYGSKMLTCGSTIEKLN, from the coding sequence ATGAAATCAATATCAAAAATATTGATGGTAATCACCGTATTACTATCCGCAGCAAACAGCTTTGCGCAAAACCAGAACGAGCAACATCACAACCATGGTGGAACAGCTCAAGCAAAGAATATTCCATCACAAAATTTATCACAATTACATGCCGTATTTGACAAGTATTTTTCCATAAAAGATGCTTTGGTAAACGCAGATGTAAATATAGCATCTTCAAATGCTACTGAATTAGCCACAGTTATTAAAACAGTGGATATGGGTGAACTTTCTCCCAAAGAGCATACCGTATGGATGAAGGTCATGAAGGAACTGTCTTTAAACACAGAAAACATCTCGAAATCGAAAGACGTCGTAAAGCAACGGAGGGCATTTGCCCTACTTTCTAAGAATGTCTATGAATTGGCAAACGCATCAAAGCAAAAAACAACTATGTACTACCAAAACTGCCCGATGTACAACGATGGCAAAGGTGCAACTTGGTTAAGTAAAAGTACGGATATCAAAAACCCGTATTACGGTTCAAAAATGCTGACCTGCGGTAGTACTATTGAAAAATTAAATTAG
- a CDS encoding efflux RND transporter permease subunit: MLKKIIKYFLENRVITLLLLVVVLIWGLITAPFNWHQNALPSDPVPVDAIPNIGENQQIVATEWMGRSPKDIQEQITYPLTTSLLGIPGVKTIRSSSMFGMSFLYVIFEEDVEFYWSRSRILEKLNSLPAGTLPSDVTPTLGPDATALGQVFWYTLEGRNPETGKPTGGWDPDELRTIQDFYAKYNLAASEGVSEVASIGGFVKEYQVDINPDAMRAYNVSVMDIMSAIQNSNLDIGAETIEINKAEYLVRGLGYLKSVQDLEDAVVAVRNNVPVKIKDVGFVNLGPSTRRGGLDKEGVEAVGGVVVARHGTNPMEVINNVKAKIKEMEAGFPQKTLEDGTISKVTVVPFYDRSGLIQETIGTLENALAHEILICIIVVIVLVINLRASILISSILPIGVLATFIIMKQMGVEANIVALSGIAIAIGVMVDVGIVFIESILRHMDEEKAKGVESRGKAFVNLISTAVAEVSGALSTAMLTTIISFLPVFMMEAQEGKLFGPLAYTKTFALVSAFVLGIIILPTLAYYIFSIRINGSKVRRIANYVLVVAGIALWIYTGVFVAFALTLIGVNNLFTPRWKGEKIANYVNVAITLFVAMYYLTVEWLPLGTQASTTLNFVFVFFAIGSILGMLWALVIYYEQILRWSLSNRWKFMAIPIITLLFGMLAWMGVEKSFGFVANGFEKTGWKSFRETAFWQKSTETFPGIGEEFMPSLNEGSFLLMPTSMPHTGIEQNLQLIRTLDKRIQNIPEVELIVGKWGRVNSALDPAPTQMFENTINYIPEFYLDEDGHRERFKVNSSGEFVLKGDKTYAVSDGFRSIPRDSLIEDKSGKFFRRWRPEIKKADDIWQEIVNVSHLPGLTSAPKLQPIEARMVMLSTGMRAPMGLKVSGPDLESIEIGGKALEAALKDVPSVMPSTVFYDRAVGAPYIEIHLNRDRMARYGITVAELQEVISAAVGGMTLTTTVEGRERFPVRLRYPRELRDDPDALRKIIIPTATGAQIPLGDVVDVEYAKGAQMIQSENTFLLGYVIFDKKSGIAEVDVVYEADQLLKEKIASGELDLPNGVTYKFAGNYEQQERAAKRLMLIIPLSLLAILVILYFQFRTVTASLIHFSGVFVALAGGFILLWLYGQPWFMDFSVGGTNMRDLFQMHSINLSIAVWVGFIALFGLATSDGVLMGTYIHDTFEARNPRTKDEIREAVIYAGLKRVRPAAMTTATALIALLPVLTSTGKGAEIMVPMAIPTFGGMLIQSMTMFVVPVFQCWWRESATKKENRKNNKNIANENE, from the coding sequence ATGCTTAAAAAAATTATCAAATATTTTTTGGAGAACCGAGTAATAACACTGTTATTACTTGTGGTTGTCCTTATATGGGGGCTGATTACAGCGCCCTTTAATTGGCATCAAAATGCGTTGCCGAGCGATCCTGTGCCGGTCGATGCGATTCCGAACATTGGGGAGAACCAGCAAATTGTTGCGACCGAATGGATGGGGAGGTCTCCCAAAGATATACAGGAGCAGATTACCTATCCACTCACGACCTCCTTACTGGGCATCCCCGGCGTAAAAACAATCCGGAGCAGTTCGATGTTCGGCATGTCCTTCCTCTATGTCATTTTTGAAGAGGATGTTGAGTTTTATTGGAGCCGTTCCCGTATTCTGGAAAAACTGAATTCATTGCCTGCCGGCACATTACCATCCGATGTAACGCCCACGCTCGGGCCGGATGCCACTGCTTTGGGGCAGGTCTTTTGGTATACACTGGAGGGACGCAATCCCGAAACCGGAAAACCTACAGGAGGCTGGGACCCCGATGAGCTGCGCACGATTCAGGATTTCTATGCCAAATATAATTTGGCAGCATCGGAAGGGGTTTCCGAAGTGGCTTCCATCGGAGGTTTCGTAAAAGAATACCAAGTCGATATCAATCCAGATGCGATGCGCGCATACAATGTATCCGTAATGGATATCATGTCGGCTATCCAAAACAGCAACCTGGATATCGGTGCAGAGACGATCGAAATAAACAAAGCGGAATATCTGGTGCGTGGATTGGGCTACCTTAAAAGTGTCCAGGATCTTGAAGATGCCGTAGTGGCTGTGCGCAATAATGTTCCCGTAAAGATAAAAGACGTTGGGTTTGTCAATTTGGGACCCTCCACACGACGCGGTGGATTGGATAAGGAAGGCGTGGAAGCAGTTGGCGGTGTAGTAGTTGCCCGGCATGGAACCAACCCCATGGAAGTCATCAATAATGTCAAGGCGAAGATCAAAGAAATGGAGGCAGGTTTCCCTCAAAAAACATTAGAGGATGGGACTATTTCAAAAGTCACCGTCGTTCCGTTTTATGACCGCTCGGGTTTAATCCAGGAAACCATCGGGACGCTGGAAAATGCTTTAGCACACGAAATCCTGATCTGTATTATCGTTGTGATCGTGCTGGTGATCAACCTGCGAGCATCGATTCTTATATCCAGTATCTTGCCCATTGGCGTACTGGCGACCTTCATAATCATGAAACAAATGGGGGTCGAGGCGAATATCGTTGCCCTTTCGGGAATCGCCATTGCCATTGGGGTCATGGTGGATGTGGGGATTGTCTTTATCGAAAGCATACTACGCCATATGGATGAAGAAAAAGCCAAGGGTGTTGAGAGTCGGGGGAAAGCCTTTGTAAACTTGATTTCCACCGCTGTTGCGGAAGTGTCGGGTGCTTTGTCAACGGCGATGCTCACCACGATCATCAGCTTTTTACCTGTTTTTATGATGGAAGCACAAGAAGGTAAGTTGTTCGGTCCCTTGGCATACACCAAAACCTTTGCTTTGGTTTCAGCCTTTGTGTTAGGCATTATTATCTTGCCAACACTGGCTTATTATATATTTTCAATCCGTATCAATGGGAGTAAAGTTCGCCGGATAGCCAACTACGTTTTGGTAGTTGCCGGTATCGCTCTTTGGATCTATACAGGTGTTTTTGTCGCGTTCGCATTGACTTTGATCGGAGTCAACAACCTGTTTACACCAAGATGGAAAGGAGAAAAAATTGCCAACTACGTTAATGTTGCTATCACACTTTTTGTAGCGATGTATTACCTGACGGTTGAGTGGCTGCCACTCGGCACGCAGGCAAGCACCACACTTAACTTTGTGTTCGTATTCTTTGCCATTGGTTCCATCCTGGGAATGTTATGGGCATTGGTGATCTATTATGAACAGATTCTTCGATGGTCACTTTCCAACCGGTGGAAATTCATGGCCATCCCTATCATTACTTTATTATTCGGAATGTTAGCATGGATGGGCGTAGAGAAGAGTTTTGGTTTTGTTGCAAATGGCTTCGAAAAGACAGGTTGGAAATCATTTCGGGAGACTGCCTTCTGGCAAAAATCCACCGAAACATTTCCCGGTATCGGGGAGGAATTTATGCCAAGCCTCAATGAAGGTTCTTTCCTTTTGATGCCCACCAGTATGCCGCATACTGGGATTGAACAAAACCTGCAATTGATCAGAACACTTGATAAACGTATTCAAAACATACCGGAAGTCGAACTTATCGTAGGAAAATGGGGCCGTGTGAATTCTGCACTTGATCCGGCTCCTACACAGATGTTTGAAAATACGATCAATTATATCCCGGAATTTTATCTGGATGAAGACGGGCATCGTGAAAGGTTCAAGGTAAACAGTTCCGGAGAATTCGTGTTGAAAGGTGACAAGACCTATGCTGTTTCCGATGGTTTCCGTTCCATACCACGGGACAGTCTGATTGAAGATAAAAGCGGAAAATTTTTCCGCAGATGGCGTCCTGAAATTAAAAAGGCCGACGATATATGGCAAGAGATCGTCAATGTTTCCCATCTGCCCGGATTGACTTCCGCTCCTAAGTTGCAACCGATAGAAGCGAGAATGGTAATGCTTTCTACGGGAATGAGGGCTCCGATGGGGCTAAAGGTTTCGGGTCCGGATCTGGAGTCGATTGAAATCGGTGGCAAGGCCTTGGAAGCAGCCTTAAAGGATGTTCCATCTGTTATGCCATCGACCGTTTTCTACGACAGGGCTGTTGGCGCACCCTATATCGAAATCCATCTGAACCGGGATAGAATGGCCAGATACGGTATTACCGTTGCCGAGCTTCAGGAAGTAATCAGTGCGGCAGTCGGCGGTATGACGTTGACCACTACAGTCGAAGGCCGGGAACGGTTTCCCGTTCGCCTGCGCTACCCACGAGAATTACGGGATGACCCGGATGCGTTGCGAAAAATAATCATTCCGACAGCTACAGGAGCTCAGATTCCATTGGGGGATGTGGTGGATGTTGAATATGCCAAGGGCGCTCAGATGATCCAAAGTGAAAATACCTTTTTGTTGGGTTATGTAATCTTTGATAAAAAAAGTGGCATAGCGGAAGTCGACGTAGTATACGAAGCGGATCAACTCCTAAAGGAAAAAATAGCGTCTGGAGAACTGGATTTACCCAACGGGGTGACGTATAAGTTTGCCGGAAATTATGAACAGCAAGAACGTGCCGCAAAAAGGCTAATGCTTATTATACCACTGAGTTTGTTAGCCATTTTAGTAATTCTCTACTTTCAGTTCCGAACGGTTACAGCATCGTTAATTCATTTTTCCGGTGTTTTTGTAGCTCTTGCAGGAGGTTTTATTTTGTTGTGGCTTTACGGACAGCCTTGGTTTATGGATTTCTCTGTCGGAGGGACAAATATGAGGGATCTGTTCCAGATGCACAGCATCAATCTCAGCATTGCCGTTTGGGTAGGATTTATCGCCCTGTTCGGACTGGCGACGAGTGATGGTGTATTAATGGGAACATACATCCACGATACATTTGAAGCACGGAACCCCAGAACAAAAGATGAAATACGGGAAGCAGTCATATACGCAGGCTTAAAGCGTGTCAGACCGGCAGCGATGACCACTGCTACAGCACTGATCGCCTTACTGCCTGTCCTGACCTCTACCGGTAAAGGTGCGGAAATCATGGTACCAATGGCCATCCCGACTTTCGGCGGCATGCTGATCCAATCCATGACCATGTTTGTGGTTCCAGTATTCCAGTGCTGGTGGAGGGAATCTGCCACTAAAAAAGAAAATAGAAAAAATAATAAAAATATAGCGAATGAAAACGAATAA